One window of Microtus pennsylvanicus isolate mMicPen1 chromosome X, mMicPen1.hap1, whole genome shotgun sequence genomic DNA carries:
- the Rbm3 gene encoding RNA-binding protein 3 isoform X3 — translation MSSEEGKLFVGGLNFNTDEQALEDHFSSFGPISEVVVVKDRETQRSRGFGFITFTNPEHASDAMRAMNGESLDGRQIRVDHAGKSARGTRGGAFGAHGRGRSYSRGGGDQGYGSGRYDSRPGGYGYGYGRSRDYSGSQGGYERYSGGNYRDNYDN, via the exons ATGTCTTCTGAAGAGGGGAAACTCTTCGTGGGAGGGCTCAACTTCAACACCGATGAGCAGGCACTCGAAGACCACTTCAGCAGCTTTGGGCCTATCTCTGAGG TGGTTGTTGTCAAGGACCGGGAGACTCAAAGATCCCGGGGTTTTGGCTTCATCACCTTCACTAACCCAGAACATGCCTCAGACGCCATGAGAGCCATGAATGGAGAG TCTCTGGATGGGCGCCAGATCCGTGTGGACCATGCAGGCAAGTCTGCCCGGGGAACCAGAGGGGGTGCCTTTGGGGCCCATGGGCGCGGTCGCAGCTACTCTAGAG GTGGTGGAGACCAGGGCTATGGAAGTGGAAGATACGACAGTAGACCTGGAGGATATGGGTACGGGTATGGCCGGTCTAGAGACTACAGTGGCAG CCAGGGTGGTTATGAACGCTATTCAGGAGGAAATTACAGAGACAATTATGACAACTGA
- the Rbm3 gene encoding RNA-binding protein 3 isoform X1 — MSSEEGKLFVGGLNFNTDEQALEDHFSSFGPISEVVVVKDRETQRSRGFGFITFTNPEHASDAMRAMNGESLDGRQIRVDHAGKSARGTRGGAFGAHGRGRSYSRGGGDQGYGSGRYDSRPGGYGYGYGRSRDYSGRWMKTQELPRILPHPLSQAQIMGHCG; from the exons ATGTCTTCTGAAGAGGGGAAACTCTTCGTGGGAGGGCTCAACTTCAACACCGATGAGCAGGCACTCGAAGACCACTTCAGCAGCTTTGGGCCTATCTCTGAGG TGGTTGTTGTCAAGGACCGGGAGACTCAAAGATCCCGGGGTTTTGGCTTCATCACCTTCACTAACCCAGAACATGCCTCAGACGCCATGAGAGCCATGAATGGAGAG TCTCTGGATGGGCGCCAGATCCGTGTGGACCATGCAGGCAAGTCTGCCCGGGGAACCAGAGGGGGTGCCTTTGGGGCCCATGGGCGCGGTCGCAGCTACTCTAGAG GTGGTGGAGACCAGGGCTATGGAAGTGGAAGATACGACAGTAGACCTGGAGGATATGGGTACGGGTATGGCCGGTCTAGAGACTACAGTGGCAG GTGGATGAAGACTCAGgaacttcccagaattctgcctcacccactgagccaggCCCAGATTATGGGGCATTGTGGCTAA
- the Rbm3 gene encoding RNA-binding protein 3 isoform X2, translated as MSSEEGKLFVGGLNFNTDEQALEDHFSSFGPISEVVVVKDRETQRSRGFGFITFTNPEHASDAMRAMNGESLDGRQIRVDHAGKSARGTRGGAFGAHGRGRSYSRGGGDQGYGSGRYDSRPGGYGYGYGRSRDYSGRSQGGYERYSGGNYRDNYDN; from the exons ATGTCTTCTGAAGAGGGGAAACTCTTCGTGGGAGGGCTCAACTTCAACACCGATGAGCAGGCACTCGAAGACCACTTCAGCAGCTTTGGGCCTATCTCTGAGG TGGTTGTTGTCAAGGACCGGGAGACTCAAAGATCCCGGGGTTTTGGCTTCATCACCTTCACTAACCCAGAACATGCCTCAGACGCCATGAGAGCCATGAATGGAGAG TCTCTGGATGGGCGCCAGATCCGTGTGGACCATGCAGGCAAGTCTGCCCGGGGAACCAGAGGGGGTGCCTTTGGGGCCCATGGGCGCGGTCGCAGCTACTCTAGAG GTGGTGGAGACCAGGGCTATGGAAGTGGAAGATACGACAGTAGACCTGGAGGATATGGGTACGGGTATGGCCGGTCTAGAGACTACAGTGGCAG AAGCCAGGGTGGTTATGAACGCTATTCAGGAGGAAATTACAGAGACAATTATGACAACTGA